The nucleotide sequence AATTGCCGGTGCCGTAGGTGTTTTTCGCCTCGCCGGCGGCCAGGCATACCTGCCCGACCATCGCGGCGTGCTGGTCGCCGAGAACGCCGGTGATCGGCACCTCGCCACCGAGGGGCCCGCTGTCACGCGTGACGCCGTATGGCTGCACCGGCGACGACGAGGCGATCGCCGGCAGCATCGCCCGGGGGATGGAGAAGAACGACAGCAGCTCGTCGTCCCAGTCCAGCGTTTCGAGGTTCATCAGCATCGTGCGGCTGGCGTTGGTGACGTCGGTGACGTGTACGCCGCCGCGCGGACCGCCGGTCAGATTCCACAACACCCAGGTGTCGGCGGTGCCGAACAGCGCATCGCCGGATTCGGCGGCCGCACGCACGCCGTCGACGTTCTCCAAGATCCACTGCAGCTTGCCGCCGGAAAAGTAGGTGGCCGGCGGGAGCCCGGCCTTGCGGCGGATGACATCGCCGCGGCCGTCACGATCCAGCGCGGACGCGATGCGGTCGGTGCGGGTGTCCTGCCAGACGATCGCGTTGTAGTACGGTCTTCCGGTCTTTCGATTCCATACCAGAGTGGTCTCGCGCTGATTGGTAATGCCCAGCGCCGCAATGTCTTTGGGAGTCAGATCGGCCCGGTTCAACACCGACGTCAGCACCGAAGACGTGCGCTCCCAAATCTCGACGGGGTCGTGCTCGACCCAGCCGGCTCGGGGCAGGATCTGCTCGTGCTCGAGCTGGTGGCGAGCCACTTCGGCACCGTCGTGGTCGAAGATCATGCACCGTGTGCTGGTGGTGCCCTGGTCGATGGCGGCGATGAATTCGGCGGACTCTGCGGATTCGGCCAACTCGCGCTCCTGCGGTGAGATCGGACACTCCGGGTGATGGTCTTACTTGCGTAACCGACCGTAACCCTGTTCCATCGGCCGTGTGGGCGAAGAGATCAAGCGCACCACATACGACCACGGTCACCGCCGCGAGTACCGGCGCAAGGTGCAGCTTTGTCTGGACGTCTTCGAGACGATGCTCGCCCAGTCCAGGTTCGACTCCGAGCGCACACTGACCGGCATGGAGATCGAATGCAACCTGGTCGATGCCGACTATCAGCCCGCCATGTCGAATCGCATCGTGTTGGATGCGATCGGCGATCCGGCCTATCAAAAGGAATTGGGCGCCTACAACATCGAATTCAATGTGCCGCCGCGGCCGCTGTCCGGGCGCACCAGCGTGGACCTGGAGGAAGAGATCCGCGCCAGCCTGAATGAGGCCGAGTCGAAGGCGAGCGCGGGCATTGGCCCGGGCGGGGCCCACATCGTGATGATCGGCATCCTGCCGACGCTGATGCCCGAGCACCTGCGCGACAACTGGATGAGCGAATCGACCCGCTACACGGCGCTCAACGAGTCAATCTTCTCCGCCCGCGGCGAGGACATTCCGATCAACATCTACGGCCCCGAGCCGCTGAGCTGGAACGCGGCGTCCATCGCACCCGAATCCGCTTGCACCAGTATGCAATTGCATCTCCAGGTCGCGCCGGAGGATTTCGCCGCGAACTGGAACGCGGCCCAGGTGCTGGCCGGCCCGCAGCTGGCGCTGGCGGCCAATTCGCCATACTTCTTCGGGCACCAGCTGTGGTCGGAAACCCGCATCGAGGTGTTCGCCCAGTCCACCGATACCCGCCCCGAGGAACTCAAGACCCAGGGCGTGCGGCCGCGGGTGTGGTTCGGCGAACGATGGATCACGTCGATTCTCGACTTGTTCAAAGAGAACATCCGCTACTTCCCGTCCCTGCTGCCCGAGGTTTCCGACGAGGATCCGGTCGCCGAGCTCGCGGCGGGGCGCATCCCGCACCTGTCCGAGCTGCGCCTGCACAACGGGACGGTCTACCGGTGGAACCGGCCCGTGTACGACGTCGTCGATGGTCGTCCGCATCTGCGGCTGGAGAACCGGGTCTTGCCGGCCGGGCCGACCGTCGTCGACATGTTGGCGAATGCGGCCTTCTACTACGGCCTGCTGCGCAGCCTGTCCGAAGCCGAGCAGCCGCTGTGGGTCCTCATGAGTTTCCCTGCGGCTCAACGGAATTTCCTGCAGGCGGCCCAGCACGGCATGGACGCGCGGCTGCAGTGGCCGGGCTTCGGGGACGTGACGCCCCAACGATTGGTGTTGGAGACGCTTCTGCCGATGGCGCACGAGGGGCTGCGCCGCTGGAACGTCGACGCCGATGTGCGCGACCGGCTCCTCGGTGTCATCGAGGGACGCGCCAAGACGGGCCGCAACGGCGCGTGGTGGCAAGTGACGACGGTGCGGAGCCTGGAAGACGGCGGGATGCCCCGACCGCAGGCGCTGGCGGAAATGCTGCGCCGGTACTGCGAGCACATGCATGCCAACGAGCCGGTGCACACCTGGTAGCCGCCGGTAGGTTGGGAACCATGAGTTCTGAGCTACCCGATTGGGACGAGGTATACCGGGAACAAAGCGTGTTCGAGGGACCGCCGCCGTGGAACATCGGCGAGCCGCAACCCGAACTCGCGGCGCTGATCGCGGCCGGCAAGGTTCGCGGCGACGTGTTGGACGCCGGTTGCGGGGTGGCCGAGCTGTCGTTGTCGCTCGCCGCCGAGGGCTACACCGTCGTCGGCATCGACAACTCGCCCACGCCCGTCGCGGCGGCCACCAAGGCCGCGCAGGAGCGCGGGCTGAGCACGGCCAGTTTCGTGCGGGCCGACATCACTGAGTTCTCCGGGTATGACGGCCGCTTCAACACGGTGATCGACAGCACGCTGTTTCACTCGCTGCCGATCGAGGGACGCGACGGCTACCTGAGTTCGGTGCACCGCGCGGCCGCCGCTGGCGCGGCCTACTACGTGTTGGTGTTCGCCAAGGGCGCCTTTCCGGCGGAGTGGGACACGAAGCCCAACGAGGTCGACGAGGACGAACTGCGCACCGCGGTGAGCAAATACTGGGAGGTCGACGACATTCGGCCGGCCTACATCCACGCCAACATTCCATCCGGGCCGGAGGGGCCGTTCCCGCCGCACGACCGCGACGAGAAGGGCCGGATGAAGTTGCCGGCGTATTTGCTGGCGGCTCACAAAGCGGGCTGAATCCACGCTGAATCAGGACCGCCCTGACTCAATTCGCTCGGTCGCGCTGCACCGGCGACCGCGTATTCGACAGGCGCTGAATAACGCTGCACCGCAACCATTGTCGGCACCTGCCGCTACCCACCGCCCCGTGCAGTGAGCACCCGCAACACAAAATAACGGTTTGAAGATTAACGTCGCAGGGCGCTCGCAATAGCGGTACTGTTCGTTCGCCGGGCGCTCCAAACCGATCGACCGCATCTCGGGCGTCCACAACCTGGGGAGGTGGGGGAATGTCGTTTGTGGTTGCTGCCCCGGAAGCGGTGGCGTCAGCAGCTTCGGATTTGTCCAGTCTTGGGTCATCAATCAGATCGGCCACCTTCGCGGCGGCGCCGTCGACGACATCGGTGGTCGTCGCGGCGCAGGACGAGGTGTCGGCGGCGATCGCGGCGTTGTTCGGCGGCTACGGCCAGAAGTTTCAGACGCTGAGCGCGCAGGCGGCGGCGTTTCATGAAGCGTTTGTGCACGCACTGAGCGGCACCGGGTTGCTATATGCAGGAGCCGAGGCCGCCAACGTCTCGCCACTGCAGTCGGTCGCGCGGAACTTGTTGAGCGCGGCGGCGGCTGGGCACGGGCCCGTGGAGGCCCTGACGGGGCGCCCGTTGGTCGGCGACGGCACCAATGGGGCACCGGGGACGGGGCAGGCCGGCGGTGACGGCGGCTGGCTGCTCGGCAACGGCGGCAACGGCGGCTCGGGGGCACCCGGGCAGGCCGGCGGGGCCGGCGGGAATGCCGGCCTGATCGGTAATGGCGGGCTCGGCGGTGCCGGCGGTAGCGCCATCGTCAACGGGGGCACCGGCGCTGCCGGCGGCCGTGGCGGTGACGGCGGCTTCCTGTGGGGCAGTGGCGGGGCCGGCGGGACCGGCGGGACCGGCGGGTCCGGCACCGTCATCGTGTCCGCGGGGACCGGCGGGGTCGGCGGCGCGGGCGGCGCCGACCGGGCGCTGTTCTTCAACTCCGGCGGCGCCGGTGGGACCGGCGGGACCGGCGGGACCGGTGCGGGAGGCATCGGGAGCCTGGCGCCCCTCGTCCCTGGCGGCGAGGGATTCAAGGGCGGCTTAGGTGGTGCCGGCGGAGCCGGCGGAGCCAACGAAGGTCTGTTCGGTTTCGGTGCGCTGCTCGGCGCCGGCGGGCCCGGCGGTGTCGGCGGGCACGGCGGCGTCGGCGGTGTCGGCGGGGCCGGTGCCAGCGGAGTGGGCGTGGGTTCGTTCGGAGGTGTGGGCGGAGTCGGCGGGACGGGTGGTGACGCCGGGATCGGTGGCGTCGGCGGCTTTAGCGGATTCATAGGCCTGCCAGGCTTGCCCGGTGTCGCGGGAGTTGGCGGCACTGGCGGCACCGGCGGTAACGGCGGGGCCGGTGGCGCGGCGGTTTTGCCCGGCGCGCCGGGCCTCAGCGGCGGGCAGGGTGGCCAGGGCGGCGCGGGAGGCTTCTCGGCGGGCGGCACCAACGGCACCGGCGGCGTCGGCGGTAACGGCGGCGCCGGTGGCGCCGGCGGCGCGGGCCTGCCGGACGTCGGTCTGGGCGGTGGCGCCGGCGGCACCGGCGGCACCGGCGGCAATGCCGGCGCTGGGGGCGTGGTCGGCACCGGCGGGTTCGGCGGGTCGGCGGGTGCCTATGGCACCGGCGGCCAGGGTGGCACCGGCGGTGACGGGGCGTCCGGCAACAACGCCCTGCTGCCCGGCGGCGACGGCGACGCCGGCGGCCAGGGCGGCGCGGGCGGCGCCGGCGGCAATAGCGGTACCGGGGGCACCGCCGGCAGCGGCGGCGTCGGCGGCAACGGCGGCACCGGGGGTAATGGCGCCGCCGGCACGCCCGACCTCGGCCTGGGTCTGGGTGCCGGCGCTGGCGGCAACGGCGGTCACGGCGGCAACGCGGGTGCCGGCGGCGCCGCGGGCACCGGCGGCACCGGCGGCACGGTGGGCGCCTGGGGCGATGGCGGTCAGGGAGGGAACGGCGGCACCGGCGGGGCCGGCATCACCAACTTGGTCTCGGGTGCCGGCGACACCGGCGGCCACGGCGGCCAAGGCGGCCAGGGTGGTTCGTCGGGTGTTGGTGGCACGGCCGGCAGCGGCGGGTTGGGCGGTGACGGCGGCACGGGCGGTGGCGGCGCGCTGGGCCTTATCGGCGCGGGTGGTAACGGCGGCGCCGGTGGCAACGCGGGCGCCGGCGGGGCCG is from Mycobacterium conspicuum and encodes:
- the glpK gene encoding glycerol kinase GlpK, with the protein product MAESAESAEFIAAIDQGTTSTRCMIFDHDGAEVARHQLEHEQILPRAGWVEHDPVEIWERTSSVLTSVLNRADLTPKDIAALGITNQRETTLVWNRKTGRPYYNAIVWQDTRTDRIASALDRDGRGDVIRRKAGLPPATYFSGGKLQWILENVDGVRAAAESGDALFGTADTWVLWNLTGGPRGGVHVTDVTNASRTMLMNLETLDWDDELLSFFSIPRAMLPAIASSSPVQPYGVTRDSGPLGGEVPITGVLGDQHAAMVGQVCLAAGEAKNTYGTGNFLLLNTGESIVRSDNGLLTTVCYQFGDAKPVYALEGSIAVTGSAVQWLRDQLGIISGAAQSESLARQVDDNGGVYFVPAFSGLFAPYWRSDARGAIVGLSRFNTNAHLARATLEAICYQSRDVVDAMAADSGVRLEVLKVDGGITGNDLCMQIQADVLGVDVVRPVVAETTALGAAYAAGLAVGFWADPSDLRDNWQEDKRWTPNWSDDQRAAGYAGWRKAVERTLDWVDIS
- a CDS encoding glutamate--cysteine ligase family protein, which codes for MGEEIKRTTYDHGHRREYRRKVQLCLDVFETMLAQSRFDSERTLTGMEIECNLVDADYQPAMSNRIVLDAIGDPAYQKELGAYNIEFNVPPRPLSGRTSVDLEEEIRASLNEAESKASAGIGPGGAHIVMIGILPTLMPEHLRDNWMSESTRYTALNESIFSARGEDIPINIYGPEPLSWNAASIAPESACTSMQLHLQVAPEDFAANWNAAQVLAGPQLALAANSPYFFGHQLWSETRIEVFAQSTDTRPEELKTQGVRPRVWFGERWITSILDLFKENIRYFPSLLPEVSDEDPVAELAAGRIPHLSELRLHNGTVYRWNRPVYDVVDGRPHLRLENRVLPAGPTVVDMLANAAFYYGLLRSLSEAEQPLWVLMSFPAAQRNFLQAAQHGMDARLQWPGFGDVTPQRLVLETLLPMAHEGLRRWNVDADVRDRLLGVIEGRAKTGRNGAWWQVTTVRSLEDGGMPRPQALAEMLRRYCEHMHANEPVHTW
- a CDS encoding class I SAM-dependent methyltransferase, giving the protein MSSELPDWDEVYREQSVFEGPPPWNIGEPQPELAALIAAGKVRGDVLDAGCGVAELSLSLAAEGYTVVGIDNSPTPVAAATKAAQERGLSTASFVRADITEFSGYDGRFNTVIDSTLFHSLPIEGRDGYLSSVHRAAAAGAAYYVLVFAKGAFPAEWDTKPNEVDEDELRTAVSKYWEVDDIRPAYIHANIPSGPEGPFPPHDRDEKGRMKLPAYLLAAHKAG
- a CDS encoding PE family protein, whose product is MSFVVAAPEAVASAASDLSSLGSSIRSATFAAAPSTTSVVVAAQDEVSAAIAALFGGYGQKFQTLSAQAAAFHEAFVHALSGTGLLYAGAEAANVSPLQSVARNLLSAAAAGHGPVEALTGRPLVGDGTNGAPGTGQAGGDGGWLLGNGGNGGSGAPGQAGGAGGNAGLIGNGGLGGAGGSAIVNGGTGAAGGRGGDGGFLWGSGGAGGTGGTGGSGTVIVSAGTGGVGGAGGADRALFFNSGGAGGTGGTGGTGAGGIGSLAPLVPGGEGFKGGLGGAGGAGGANEGLFGFGALLGAGGPGGVGGHGGVGGVGGAGASGVGVGSFGGVGGVGGTGGDAGIGGVGGFSGFIGLPGLPGVAGVGGTGGTGGNGGAGGAAVLPGAPGLSGGQGGQGGAGGFSAGGTNGTGGVGGNGGAGGAGGAGLPDVGLGGGAGGTGGTGGNAGAGGVVGTGGFGGSAGAYGTGGQGGTGGDGASGNNALLPGGDGDAGGQGGAGGAGGNSGTGGTAGSGGVGGNGGTGGNGAAGTPDLGLGLGAGAGGNGGHGGNAGAGGAAGTGGTGGTVGAWGDGGQGGNGGTGGAGITNLVSGAGDTGGHGGQGGQGGSSGVGGTAGSGGLGGDGGTGGGGALGLIGAGGNGGAGGNAGAGGAGGAGNGGINGSGGQGGTGGTGGSGGQGGTGVINGFAGGDGGNGGNGGTGGAQGTGGTGGTAGAAGAGGTGGNGGTGGIEVALGTGGTGGTGGTGGTGGTDAGGGAGVGGQGGTGGTGGAGVALGTAGNGGTGGVGGKGGSSTTAAGGTGGSGGTGGTGGAGVVLDTAGTGGTGGHGGQGGAGDAGAGGAGGTGTAGDAGIGLFGGGGGKGGAGGPGGP